The following proteins are co-located in the Gossypium hirsutum isolate 1008001.06 chromosome A02, Gossypium_hirsutum_v2.1, whole genome shotgun sequence genome:
- the LOC107944443 gene encoding uncharacterized protein, with the protein MLIEFQFSKDRVGTVLQLQVLSLALLFLLYSALGLLNNKKGSYFWPDPVLELVLLLAFVEEFLLYYLQRKDTSGIENRYFDPLCVPIAICVVSTMLELRSNSLHEKSRGNYTIKCRSHPDYHRARFIATLQFNCHLALLVVLVVGMLSLIGKRNGVVVGALGDGLRYKPLGAEIQLMDSDGGNFTLDSDDDLDSGIKEEDGLVKEKSAVVELGGNGHASHV; encoded by the exons ATGCTGATTGAATTCCAGTT TTCAAAAGATCGAGTGGGGACGGTGCTCCAGTTACAAGTGCTCTCACTTGCTCTGCTCTTCTTGCTTTACTCTGCTTTGGGTCTTTTAAATAATAAGAAAGGTTCATACTTTTGGCCTGATCCTGTTCTTGAATTAGTCCTGCTTTTAGCTTTTGTTGAAGAATTTTTGTTGTATTACTTGCAAAGAAAAGATACAAGTGGGATTGAGAATAGATATTTTGATCCTTTATGTGTTCCCATAGCAATTTGTGTGGTTTCAACAATGTTAGAATTGAGATCTAACAG CTTACATGAAAAAAGTAGAGGGAATTATACTATTAAATGCAGAAGTCACCCTGATTATCATAGAGCAAGGTTTATTGCCACATTGCAATTCAATTGCCATCTTGCTTTGCTTGTGGTTCTGGTTGTTGGGATGTTATCGCTTATTGGCAAAAGAAACGGTGTTGTTGTTGGTGCTTTAGGGGATGGTTTGCGGTATAAGCCATTAGGGGCTGAAATACAGCTAATGGATAGTGATGGGGGGAATTTCACTTTGGATTCCGATGATGATCTCGATAGTGGGATTAAAGAAGAAGATGGTTTGGTGAAAGAGAAGTCGGCTGTTGTGGAATTGGGTGGTAATGGCCATGCTTCACATGTCTGA
- the LOC121210109 gene encoding DNA-directed RNA polymerases II, IV and V subunit 3-like, with protein MILFFDIDPNTQQVVVVDPEAYTYDDEVLKKAEAMGKPGLVEIYAKEDSFIFTVESTGAIKASQLVLNAIEILKQKLDAVRLSEDTVEADDQFGELGAHMQGG; from the exons ATGATCTTATTCTTTGACATTGACCCAAATACCCAACAG gTTGTGGTGGTTGATCCAGAGGCGTATACCTATGACGATGAGGTGCTAAAGAAAGCTGAAGCTATGGGCAAGCCAGGTCTTGTGGAGATATATGCCAAAGAAGACAGTTTCATCTTTACAGTTGAATCCACTGGTGCGATCAAAGCTTCTCAGTTGGTTCTTAATGCTATAGAAATCTTGAAACAGAAGCTGGATGCAGTTCGCCTGTCTGAGGATACTGTGGAAGCTGATGATCAGTTTGGTGAACTAGGTGCCCATATGCAAGGAGGATGA